Proteins encoded together in one Bosea sp. (in: a-proteobacteria) window:
- a CDS encoding lytic murein transglycosylase: MRAFHLALPFLLIASAASAQSGFQSCLSGLKGAAAAKGVSGATFDRAMAGVEPDMKIIEAMQNQPEFKTPIWDYLGTLVDEEKVAQGRAMLRQYASVFAAAEQRFGVDRHTIAAVWGVESDFGKARGKWPLVQSLATGACLAPRRNAFFKGELIATLQIIQRGDVRPERLFGSWAGAFGHTQFIPSTYLRLAVDGDGDGRRDLVDSIPDALHSTANFMARAGWVTGAAWGYEVRVPGGYSGPSGRNPKHPVSSWAARGIVKFDGSPLSGAGNAGLLMPAGRNGPAFLVFKNYDAAYSYNGADSYALAISLLSDRLRGRPGVQGDWPTDDLPLSREQRRELQRLLTARGYDVGEPDGAVGSLTRAAIKEIEGKLGMPQTGRPGEKVLRALKGGRV, from the coding sequence ATGCGCGCTTTTCATCTGGCCTTGCCGTTTCTTCTCATCGCCTCCGCCGCCTCGGCGCAGAGCGGCTTCCAGTCCTGCCTGTCGGGGCTGAAGGGTGCCGCCGCCGCCAAGGGCGTTTCGGGGGCGACCTTCGACCGGGCGATGGCCGGCGTCGAGCCGGACATGAAGATCATCGAGGCGATGCAAAACCAGCCGGAGTTCAAGACGCCGATCTGGGACTATCTCGGCACGCTGGTCGACGAGGAGAAGGTGGCGCAGGGGCGCGCCATGCTGCGCCAATACGCCTCCGTCTTCGCCGCGGCCGAGCAGCGCTTCGGCGTCGATCGCCACACCATCGCCGCCGTCTGGGGCGTCGAGAGCGATTTCGGCAAGGCGCGGGGCAAATGGCCGCTGGTGCAGTCGCTGGCGACCGGCGCCTGCCTCGCACCGCGCCGCAACGCCTTCTTCAAGGGCGAGCTGATCGCGACGCTCCAGATCATCCAGCGCGGCGACGTCAGGCCCGAGCGGTTGTTCGGCTCCTGGGCGGGCGCCTTCGGGCATACCCAGTTCATCCCCTCGACCTATCTGAGGCTCGCCGTCGACGGTGACGGCGACGGCCGGCGCGACCTGGTCGATTCGATCCCCGACGCGCTGCATTCCACCGCGAACTTCATGGCCCGGGCCGGCTGGGTCACGGGCGCGGCCTGGGGCTACGAGGTCAGGGTGCCGGGCGGCTATTCCGGGCCGAGCGGGCGTAATCCGAAGCACCCGGTCTCGAGCTGGGCTGCGCGCGGCATCGTCAAGTTCGACGGCTCGCCCCTGAGCGGGGCCGGCAATGCGGGCCTGCTCATGCCGGCGGGGCGCAACGGCCCGGCCTTCCTCGTCTTCAAGAACTACGACGCGGCCTACAGCTACAACGGCGCCGACTCTTACGCCTTGGCCATATCCCTCCTGTCCGACCGGCTGCGCGGGCGGCCGGGCGTGCAGGGCGACTGGCCGACCGACGATCTGCCGCTCTCGCGCGAGCAGCGCCGCGAGCTCCAGCGCCTCCTGACCGCGCGCGGCTACGATGTCGGCGAGCCGGACGGCGCCGTAGGCTCGCTGACGCGGGCGGCGATCAAGGAGATCGAGGGCAAGCTCGGCATGCCGCAGACCGGACGGCCGGGCGAGAAGGTGCTGCGCGCGCTCAAGGGCGGACGGGTCTAG
- a CDS encoding RidA family protein — MSRRLISTGSPFERDFGYSRAVVDGDLVFVSGTTGYDYATMTLPDDPAEQARNIFRTIGAVLEEAGTSLAQVARAQYFVTDRSYCAPVLAVCGEVFGEIRPAAGIYVVAGLLEPRMKLEIEVTARLPKA, encoded by the coding sequence ATGTCCCGCCGCCTGATCTCCACCGGCTCGCCCTTCGAGCGCGATTTCGGCTATTCGCGCGCCGTGGTCGACGGCGATCTCGTCTTCGTCTCGGGCACGACCGGCTACGACTACGCCACGATGACGCTGCCGGACGATCCGGCCGAGCAGGCGCGCAACATCTTCCGCACCATCGGCGCCGTGCTGGAGGAGGCCGGCACCTCGCTCGCCCAGGTCGCCAGGGCGCAGTATTTCGTCACCGACCGCAGCTATTGCGCGCCGGTGCTCGCCGTCTGCGGCGAGGTCTTCGGCGAGATCCGCCCGGCCGCCGGCATCTATGTCGTCGCCGGATTGCTGGAGCCTCGGATGAAGCTCGAGATCGAGGTGACGGCGCGCCTGCCGAAAGCCTGA
- the leuB gene encoding 3-isopropylmalate dehydrogenase, which yields MATHKLLLLPGDGIGPEVMGEVETIVSWFGRQGLASFEIEKGLVGGAAYDAHKAAISEADMKLAQEADAVLFGAVGGPKWADVPYQHRPEAGLLRLRKDLGLFANLRPAICYPALASASSLKPEVVEGLDILIVRELTGGVYFGEPKEIVTLEDGSKRGVDTQVYTTPEIERICRVAFELARSRRNKVSSAEKNNVMKTGVLWKQTVTALHAAEYKDVELEHVLADNCAMQLVRWPKQYDVIVCDNLFGDILSDVAAMLTGSLGMLPSASLGAEDPATGKRKALYEPVHGSAPDIAGKGLANPIAMIGSFAMALRYSFGAGEAADRLEGAIADVLGSGTRTKDIAGPGTNAVSTGEMGQAIVKALEARG from the coding sequence ATGGCGACCCACAAGCTCCTGCTGCTCCCCGGCGACGGTATCGGCCCCGAGGTGATGGGCGAGGTCGAGACGATCGTTTCCTGGTTCGGCCGGCAGGGTCTCGCCTCCTTCGAGATCGAGAAGGGGCTGGTCGGCGGCGCGGCCTATGACGCGCACAAGGCGGCGATCTCCGAAGCCGACATGAAGCTCGCGCAAGAGGCGGACGCCGTGCTGTTCGGCGCGGTCGGTGGGCCGAAATGGGCGGACGTGCCCTATCAGCACCGCCCGGAAGCCGGGCTCCTGCGCCTGCGCAAGGATCTCGGCCTGTTCGCGAACCTGCGCCCCGCGATCTGCTATCCGGCGCTGGCCTCGGCCTCCTCGCTCAAGCCCGAGGTGGTGGAAGGGCTCGACATCCTGATCGTGCGCGAGCTCACCGGCGGCGTCTATTTCGGCGAGCCGAAGGAGATCGTCACGCTGGAGGACGGCTCGAAGCGCGGCGTCGACACTCAAGTCTACACCACGCCGGAGATCGAGCGGATCTGCCGCGTCGCCTTCGAGCTGGCGCGCTCGCGCCGCAACAAGGTCTCCTCGGCCGAGAAGAACAACGTGATGAAGACCGGCGTGCTCTGGAAGCAGACCGTCACCGCCCTCCACGCCGCCGAGTACAAGGACGTCGAGCTCGAGCATGTGCTGGCCGACAACTGCGCCATGCAGCTCGTGCGCTGGCCGAAGCAGTACGACGTCATCGTCTGTGACAACCTGTTCGGCGACATCCTCTCGGACGTGGCGGCGATGCTGACCGGCTCGCTCGGCATGCTGCCCTCGGCCTCGCTCGGCGCCGAGGACCCGGCGACGGGCAAGCGCAAGGCGCTCTACGAGCCCGTGCACGGCTCGGCGCCGGATATCGCCGGCAAGGGGCTCGCCAATCCGATCGCGATGATCGGCTCGTTCGCCATGGCGCTGCGCTATTCCTTCGGCGCGGGCGAGGCGGCCGACCGTCTCGAAGGCGCGATCGCCGACGTGCTCGGCTCCGGCACCCGCACCAAGGACATCGCGGGCCCGGGCACCAACGCCGTCTCGACCGGCGAGATGGGGCAGGCGATCGTCAAGGCGCTCGAGGCGCGCGGGTAA
- the msrP gene encoding protein-methionine-sulfoxide reductase catalytic subunit MsrP: MLIKRRAGWEMPESEATPESAFLDRRRLMAAGAGLIAGAALPGLAAAETPDPTLDLYPAKRNEGYGLDVPLTKAEDAANYNNFYEFGMTKDIVDASRRLATRPWSIEVGGLVEKPFEIGFDDLVRKLPLEERLYRFRCVEAWAMAVPWTGIPLASFVALAKPLSDAKCIRFETFLNPRVAPEQRQRWYPWPYTEGLTLAEATNDLPLLVTGIYGKPLPTQHGAPLRLIVPWKYGFKSVKSIRRISFVAERPKTFWEALQDSEYGFWANVNPAVPHPRWSQASEQVLGSRERRPTRIYNGYGDQVAGLYKGLEGEALFM; encoded by the coding sequence ATGCTGATCAAGCGCCGTGCCGGCTGGGAGATGCCGGAAAGCGAGGCGACGCCCGAGAGCGCGTTCCTCGATCGCCGCCGGCTGATGGCCGCGGGTGCCGGGTTGATTGCGGGTGCGGCCCTGCCGGGCCTGGCGGCGGCCGAGACGCCCGATCCGACGCTCGATCTCTATCCGGCCAAGCGCAACGAGGGCTATGGGCTCGACGTGCCGCTGACCAAGGCGGAGGACGCGGCGAACTACAACAACTTCTACGAATTCGGCATGACGAAGGACATCGTCGATGCCTCGCGGCGGCTGGCGACGCGGCCCTGGTCGATCGAGGTCGGCGGCCTCGTCGAGAAGCCTTTCGAGATCGGCTTCGACGATCTCGTGCGCAAGCTGCCGCTGGAGGAGCGGCTCTATCGTTTCCGCTGCGTCGAGGCCTGGGCGATGGCGGTGCCCTGGACCGGCATTCCGCTCGCTTCCTTCGTGGCGCTGGCCAAGCCGCTTTCGGACGCCAAATGCATCCGCTTCGAGACCTTCCTGAACCCGCGCGTGGCGCCGGAGCAGAGACAGCGCTGGTATCCCTGGCCCTATACGGAAGGGCTGACGCTCGCGGAGGCGACGAACGATCTGCCGCTGCTGGTGACGGGCATCTACGGCAAGCCGCTGCCGACCCAGCACGGCGCGCCGCTGAGATTGATCGTGCCGTGGAAATACGGCTTCAAATCGGTGAAATCGATCCGCAGGATCAGCTTCGTCGCCGAGCGGCCAAAAACCTTCTGGGAGGCGCTGCAGGACAGCGAATACGGCTTCTGGGCCAATGTGAACCCGGCCGTGCCGCATCCGCGCTGGAGCCAGGCGAGCGAGCAGGTGCTTGGCTCGCGCGAGCGGCGGCCGACGCGGATCTACAACGGCTATGGCGATCAGGTCGCCGGGCTCTACAAGGGGCTGGAGGGCGAGGCGCTGTTCATGTGA
- a CDS encoding methylated-DNA--[protein]-cysteine S-methyltransferase yields the protein MTRHFHLFETAIGSCALIWEGERFIGAQLPERDEAQARRRLSQRFPEAEERPAEGFVAQAVAGIRALFTGEKRDLSDLPLALETVSPFNRKVYEVALSIPHGETLTYGEVAQRIGEPGAARAVGVALGQNPWPIIVPCHRVLAAGGRTGGFSADGGVETKLRILTIEKARTGTEPGLFDALPLAARPGRR from the coding sequence ATGACACGGCATTTCCACCTGTTCGAGACCGCGATCGGCTCCTGCGCCCTGATCTGGGAGGGCGAGCGCTTCATCGGCGCGCAACTGCCCGAGCGCGACGAGGCGCAGGCTCGCCGGCGCCTGTCGCAGCGCTTTCCCGAAGCGGAGGAGAGGCCGGCGGAAGGCTTCGTCGCGCAGGCCGTCGCCGGCATCCGCGCGCTGTTTACGGGCGAGAAGCGCGACCTGTCCGATCTGCCGCTGGCGCTGGAGACGGTCTCGCCCTTCAACCGCAAGGTCTATGAGGTCGCGCTTTCCATTCCGCATGGTGAGACGCTGACCTATGGCGAGGTGGCGCAGCGCATCGGCGAGCCCGGTGCGGCGCGCGCGGTCGGCGTCGCGCTCGGCCAGAACCCCTGGCCGATCATTGTGCCCTGCCATCGCGTGCTGGCGGCTGGCGGCAGGACCGGCGGCTTCTCGGCCGATGGCGGCGTCGAGACCAAGCTGCGCATCCTGACCATCGAGAAGGCGCGCACCGGCACCGAACCCGGCCTGTTCGACGCATTGCCGCTGGCGGCGCGGCCGGGACGGCGCTGA
- a CDS encoding NADPH-dependent FMN reductase: MAKLKLAVIVGSNRRESINRKLAEALVKLGAGAFDASLVQIDDLPMFNQDLEPNRPESTLRLKREIEAADAILIVTPEHNRSIPAVLKNAIDWASRPYGKNSWAGKTVAVTGTSGGAIGTAVSQNELRMILTNLAGVVLGGQVFITFKDGLVDAQHNVTDEGTRAFLQGFLDDFAKIAGKLAA, translated from the coding sequence ATGGCCAAACTGAAGCTCGCCGTCATCGTGGGCAGCAACCGTCGCGAATCGATCAACCGCAAGCTGGCCGAGGCGCTGGTGAAGCTGGGAGCCGGGGCTTTCGATGCCTCCTTGGTCCAGATCGACGACCTGCCGATGTTCAACCAGGACCTGGAGCCGAACCGGCCCGAATCGACGCTGCGCCTCAAGCGCGAGATCGAGGCTGCCGACGCGATCCTGATCGTCACGCCCGAGCACAACCGCTCGATCCCCGCCGTGCTCAAGAACGCCATCGACTGGGCCTCGCGCCCCTACGGCAAGAACTCCTGGGCCGGCAAGACCGTCGCCGTGACCGGTACCAGCGGCGGCGCCATCGGCACGGCCGTCTCCCAGAACGAGCTGCGCATGATCCTGACCAACCTCGCCGGCGTCGTCCTCGGCGGGCAGGTCTTCATCACCTTCAAGGACGGTCTGGTCGACGCGCAGCATAACGTGACCGACGAAGGCACGCGCGCTTTCCTGCAAGGCTTCCTCGATGATTTCGCCAAGATCGCCGGCAAGCTCGCCGCCTGA
- a CDS encoding LysR family transcriptional regulator: MDWDRIRIFYTVAESGSFTKAGDVLGLSQSAVSRQIGALERELRAPLFHRHTRGLILTEQGELLWRAAREMTQRLERTRSQLSETREHPSGELKVTATRGLGGHWLTPRLAEFLDLYPDIRVELILTDEELDLSMREADIAIRLRQPQQPDLIQRKLFTVHFHLYASPAYVKRFGEPKSYEDLDNHRLLSFGGSSPSYLTSVHWLGTMGRDQRNPRPIHLVVNNITAMKRAVDSGAGIAVLPDYLIETGSPLVQLMRETEMPQLESYLVYPEEMKSVARVQVFRDFLIQKAQRWTY; encoded by the coding sequence GTGGATTGGGACCGCATCAGGATTTTTTATACGGTCGCGGAGTCGGGTAGCTTCACCAAGGCTGGCGATGTCCTGGGCCTGAGTCAATCCGCCGTCAGCCGGCAGATCGGGGCGCTCGAGCGCGAGCTGCGCGCGCCCTTGTTCCACCGGCATACGCGCGGCCTGATCCTGACCGAGCAGGGCGAATTGCTCTGGCGCGCCGCACGCGAGATGACGCAGCGGCTGGAGCGGACGCGCTCGCAACTCTCCGAGACGCGCGAGCACCCCTCCGGCGAGCTCAAGGTCACCGCGACCCGTGGTCTCGGCGGGCACTGGCTGACGCCGCGCCTGGCCGAATTCCTCGATCTCTACCCCGACATCCGCGTCGAGCTCATCCTCACCGACGAAGAACTCGACCTGTCGATGCGCGAGGCCGACATCGCCATCCGCCTGCGCCAGCCGCAACAGCCGGACCTGATCCAGCGCAAGCTCTTCACGGTGCATTTCCATCTCTACGCCTCGCCGGCCTATGTGAAGCGCTTCGGCGAGCCCAAGAGCTACGAGGATCTCGACAATCACCGCCTGCTCTCCTTCGGCGGCTCCTCGCCCTCCTATCTGACCTCGGTGCACTGGCTCGGCACGATGGGGCGCGACCAGCGCAACCCGCGGCCGATCCATCTCGTCGTCAACAACATCACCGCGATGAAGCGGGCGGTCGATTCGGGCGCCGGCATCGCCGTGCTGCCCGATTACCTGATCGAGACCGGCTCGCCGCTCGTGCAGCTCATGCGCGAGACCGAGATGCCGCAGCTCGAGAGCTATCTGGTCTATCCCGAGGAGATGAAGTCGGTCGCCCGCGTCCAGGTCTTCCGCGACTTCCTCATCCAGAAGGCCCAGCGCTGGACTTACTGA
- the trxB gene encoding thioredoxin-disulfide reductase — MAHTHARVMIVGSGPAGYTAAIYAARAMLEPVLISGMQPGGQLMITTDVENYPGFADVIQGPWLMEQMRAQAEHMGTRMVSDHIARIDLSQRPFRLWGDTAETYSCDALIVATGAQAKWLGLPSEQTFQGFGVSACATCDGFFFRNKEVAVVGGGNTAVEEALYLANLASKVTLIHRRDSLRAERVMQERLFRHPKIDVVWDSEIAEICGGTTPPGVTHLRLRNLKTGAESELKTDGVFIAIGHKPATELFAGQLAMNESGYLDVEAGTTRTNVPGVFAAGDVTDEHYRQAVTAAGMGCMAALDAERWLAATELDRREAAE; from the coding sequence ATGGCCCATACCCACGCCCGCGTCATGATCGTCGGCTCCGGACCGGCCGGCTACACCGCCGCGATCTATGCCGCCCGCGCCATGCTGGAGCCGGTGCTGATCTCCGGCATGCAGCCCGGCGGCCAGCTGATGATCACCACCGATGTCGAGAACTATCCCGGCTTCGCCGACGTCATCCAGGGCCCCTGGCTGATGGAGCAGATGCGCGCCCAGGCCGAGCATATGGGCACCCGGATGGTCTCCGACCACATCGCCCGCATCGACCTCTCGCAGCGCCCGTTCCGGCTCTGGGGCGACACGGCCGAGACTTATTCCTGCGATGCGCTGATCGTCGCCACCGGTGCCCAGGCGAAATGGCTGGGCCTCCCCTCGGAGCAGACCTTCCAGGGCTTCGGCGTCTCGGCCTGCGCCACCTGCGACGGCTTCTTCTTCCGCAACAAGGAGGTCGCGGTCGTCGGCGGCGGCAACACCGCCGTGGAGGAGGCGCTCTATCTCGCCAATCTCGCCAGCAAGGTCACTCTGATCCATCGCCGCGATAGCTTGCGGGCCGAGCGCGTGATGCAGGAGCGCCTGTTCAGGCATCCGAAGATCGACGTGGTCTGGGACAGCGAGATCGCCGAGATCTGCGGCGGCACCACTCCGCCCGGCGTCACGCATCTGCGCCTGCGGAACCTCAAGACCGGGGCCGAGAGCGAGTTGAAGACCGACGGCGTCTTCATCGCCATCGGCCACAAGCCGGCGACGGAGCTGTTCGCGGGCCAGCTCGCCATGAACGAATCCGGCTATCTCGACGTCGAGGCCGGCACGACCCGGACGAACGTCCCCGGCGTCTTCGCCGCAGGCGACGTCACCGACGAGCATTATCGCCAGGCGGTGACGGCGGCCGGCATGGGCTGCATGGCCGCGCTCGATGCCGAGCGCTGGCTTGCCGCCACCGAACTGGACCGCCGCGAAGCCGCGGAATGA
- a CDS encoding mitochondrial fission ELM1 family protein translates to MPRASTAMHDDSEPAVWVLTDGKAGDELPCLGVAEQLTAAPEIRRVKPRRPFAWLMPLGPIDPREAPERPQSPLRPPFPDIAIASGRRAVAYLRALKQASNGLTFTVFLKDPRTGPGSADLIWVSGHDKLRGDNVLVTITSPHRLTPEKLAAARAAPPAAIARLGAPRVAVLVGGDSRHHRFTPADIMRFAEGLDALARTGVRLMGSPSRRTPPALAGAVAAVFARHGGWWWDGTGENPYPALLATAEAIIVTADSTNMIGEAAATGRPVLVFEPSGGHAKIAALIAALEGAGVVHRFCGRLEGEAYEPMDSTPIIADAIRQGWLAHRAALVSAPRRRI, encoded by the coding sequence ATGCCGCGCGCCTCGACCGCCATGCACGACGATTCCGAACCGGCCGTCTGGGTCCTGACCGATGGCAAGGCCGGCGACGAGCTGCCATGCCTGGGCGTCGCCGAGCAGCTGACCGCCGCGCCCGAGATCCGCAGGGTCAAGCCCCGCCGGCCCTTCGCCTGGCTGATGCCGCTGGGCCCGATCGATCCGCGCGAGGCGCCCGAGCGGCCGCAAAGCCCGCTGCGTCCGCCCTTCCCCGACATCGCCATCGCGTCGGGCCGGCGCGCCGTCGCCTATCTGCGCGCGCTGAAGCAGGCGTCGAACGGCCTGACCTTCACCGTCTTCCTCAAGGACCCGCGCACCGGCCCAGGTTCCGCCGACCTGATCTGGGTCTCGGGCCATGACAAGCTGCGCGGCGACAACGTCCTCGTCACCATCACCTCCCCCCACCGCCTGACGCCCGAGAAGCTCGCTGCCGCCCGCGCCGCGCCGCCTGCCGCCATCGCCCGCCTGGGCGCGCCGCGCGTCGCGGTGCTGGTCGGCGGCGACAGCCGGCATCACCGCTTCACGCCCGCCGATATCATGCGTTTCGCCGAAGGGCTCGACGCACTCGCCCGCACGGGCGTGAGACTGATGGGCTCGCCCTCGCGGCGCACCCCGCCGGCGCTCGCCGGCGCCGTCGCCGCCGTCTTCGCCCGGCACGGCGGCTGGTGGTGGGACGGCACGGGCGAGAACCCCTATCCCGCTTTGCTCGCCACTGCCGAGGCGATCATCGTCACCGCCGACTCGACCAACATGATCGGCGAGGCGGCGGCGACCGGCAGGCCCGTGCTGGTCTTCGAGCCGAGCGGCGGCCATGCCAAGATCGCGGCGCTGATCGCGGCGCTGGAAGGCGCAGGCGTCGTGCATCGCTTCTGTGGACGCCTCGAGGGCGAGGCCTACGAACCGATGGACTCCACGCCGATCATAGCCGATGCGATACGGCAAGGCTGGCTCGCCCACCGGGCGGCCCTTGTTTCGGCGCCGCGCCGGCGTATCTGA
- a CDS encoding Lrp/AsnC family transcriptional regulator yields MRPKLDDIDLRILRELQADGRMTNVALASRVGISPPPCLRRVRALEEAGLIRGYHADLDERKLGYEVVCFAFVHLASQAEADLAAFQERIRGWPAVRECWTLSGDIDFSLKCVAPDLRAFQDFVAELTAMPNVRNVRTALALDRVKDEPIVPFG; encoded by the coding sequence TTGCGTCCGAAACTCGACGATATCGACCTGCGCATCCTGCGCGAGCTCCAGGCCGACGGGCGCATGACCAATGTCGCTCTCGCCAGCCGCGTCGGCATCTCGCCGCCGCCCTGCCTCAGGCGCGTGCGCGCGCTGGAGGAGGCCGGGCTGATCCGCGGCTACCATGCCGATCTCGACGAGCGGAAGCTCGGCTACGAGGTGGTCTGCTTCGCCTTCGTGCATCTGGCGAGCCAGGCCGAGGCGGATCTTGCCGCTTTCCAGGAGCGGATCCGTGGCTGGCCGGCGGTGCGCGAATGCTGGACGCTGTCGGGCGATATCGACTTTTCCCTGAAATGCGTCGCGCCGGACCTCAGGGCGTTCCAGGATTTCGTCGCGGAGCTCACGGCGATGCCCAATGTCCGCAACGTGCGCACCGCGCTCGCCCTCGACCGGGTCAAGGACGAGCCGATCGTGCCGTTCGGCTGA
- the greA gene encoding transcription elongation factor GreA has protein sequence MEKVPMTAGGFAALEVELKHRQQVERQRIITAIAEARALGDLSENAEYHAAKEAQSLNEGRIMELESLIGRADIIDVAKLGGDTIKFGATVKLIDDDTEEEKSYQIVGEPESDVKSGKVSIGSPIARALIGKKVGDSVQVNTPGGGKSYEVVSVVFR, from the coding sequence ATGGAAAAGGTTCCGATGACCGCGGGCGGCTTCGCCGCTCTGGAGGTGGAATTGAAGCACCGCCAGCAGGTCGAGCGCCAGCGCATCATCACCGCGATCGCCGAGGCGCGCGCGCTGGGCGACCTCTCCGAGAACGCCGAATACCACGCGGCGAAAGAGGCCCAGTCGCTCAACGAGGGCCGGATCATGGAACTCGAATCGCTGATCGGCCGGGCCGACATCATCGATGTCGCGAAGCTCGGCGGCGACACCATCAAGTTCGGCGCCACCGTCAAGCTGATCGACGACGACACCGAGGAAGAGAAGAGCTACCAGATCGTCGGCGAGCCGGAATCGGACGTGAAGTCCGGCAAGGTCTCGATCGGCTCGCCGATCGCGCGCGCGCTGATCGGCAAGAAGGTCGGCGATTCGGTGCAGGTCAATACGCCCGGCGGCGGCAAGTCCTACGAGGTCGTCAGCGTCGTCTTCCGCTGA